A window of the Tiliqua scincoides isolate rTilSci1 chromosome 5, rTilSci1.hap2, whole genome shotgun sequence genome harbors these coding sequences:
- the LOC136653171 gene encoding olfactory receptor 5F1-like, translating into MERENQTSLKEFILLGLAEDPQVQILLFAARLLIYLLTLAGNLTIIGLIQTDPHLRTPMYFLLSNLSFTEVCYITTTMPKMLRDLLSGDKTISFAGCALQMYVFLTTVATEGALLLVMAYDRYAAICHPLHYTLLMSQSACMWLLATSWAIGNINAIVNTASVFTLDFCDSNEIVHFFCDIPPILHLSCSDTSFTELVTFITSGSIMITTVSFIVLSYVLIISSALKIRTAKGRIKTFSTCSSHLTVVSIFYSTAIFTYMRPSSTHSVEQDRLIAVPYTIITPLLNPLIYSFKNKEMQAALLNLLGKKEHCPR; encoded by the coding sequence ATGGAAAGAGAAAACCAAACCAGTCTGAAAGAATTCATTCTCCTGGGACTGGCGGAGGACCCTCAGGTTCAGATCCTTCTCTTTGCTGCACGACTCTTGATCTATTTGCTCACCTTGGCAGGGAATCTGACCATCATTGGTCTGATTCAGACTGACCCACACCTCcgcacccccatgtacttcttacTGAGCAACCTGTCCTTTACAGAGGTCTGCTACATCACCACCACTATGCCCAAGATGCTGAGGGACCTCTTGTCAGGGGATAAGACCATTTCCTTTGCTGGTTGTGCACTCCAAATGTATGTCTTTCTGACCACAGTAGCTACAGAAGGTGCCTTACTCTTGGTCATGGCATATGACCGCTATGCTGCCATTTGCCACCCATTGCACTACACCCTGCTCATGAGCCAGTCTGcctgcatgtggcttctggcaacTTCCTGGGCTATTGGAAATATCAATGCCATTGTCAACACAGCTTCTGTTTTCACCCTGGATTTCTGTGATTCCAATGAGATTGTGCACTTCTTTTGTGACATCCCACCCATCCTGCATCTCTCCTGTTCTGATACCTCCTTCACTGAGTTGGTGACTTTCATCACCTCTGGGAGCATCATGATCACAACGGTCTCCTTCATTGTCCTCTCTTATGTCCTCATTATTTCATCTGCGCTCAAAATCCGTACAGCTAAGGGGAGAATCAAGACATTTTCCACTTGCTCTTCCCATCTCACTGTAGTGAGCATCTTCTACAGCACAGCCATCTTCACCTACATGCGCCCTTCTTCCACACACTCCGTGGAACAAGATCGCTTAATCGCTGTCCCGTACACCATCATCACTCCTTTGCTGAACCCTTTGATCTACAGCTTcaagaacaaagaaatgcaggCAGCGCTTCTGAACCTTCTTGGGAAGAAAGAACATTGTCCAAGGTGA
- the LOC136653170 gene encoding olfactory receptor 5G9-like — protein sequence MDSTTCTQRLNQTRITEFVLIGFSLDAKNKSLFFAIGLLVYLLTLAGNAVIIMLIGVDQCLRTPMYFLLGNLSFVEICYISTTLPKMLWDLFLGDKTISFIGCTLQMYFFITLGSIECLLLSAMAYDRYAAICHPLHYTILMRQSICRGLLAISWIIGNINSMVHTALVFSLTFGHSNEIDHFFCDIPPILHLSCSDVFLVQLMNFTISVCVIIVPFSLTLLSYILIVFAVLKIRTAHGRIKAFSTCASHLTVVSIFYGTIIYTYIRPSTNHSLEEDRLVSVLYAIITPLLNPLIYSFRNKEVQGALWRTLGKSRL from the coding sequence ATGGACTCCACCACTTGTACACAAAGACTGAATCAAACAAGAATCACAGAATTTGTCCTCATAGGATTTTCTCTTGACGCAAAGAACAAGAGTCTTTTCTTTGCTATAGGTCTGTTAGTCTACCTGTTGACTTTGGCAGGAAATGCTGTCATCATTATGTTGATTGGGGTTGACCAGTGCCTCAGaactcccatgtacttcctcctgggtaaTCTCTCGTTTGTTGAGATCTGCTACATTTCCACCACACTTCCAAAGATGTTGTGGGATCTCTTCTTGGGGGACAAGACCATCTCCTTCATAGGATGTACACTACAAATGTATTTCTTCATCACTTTAGGTAGCATAGAGTGTTTGCTGCTCTCAGCCATGGCATACGACCGCTATGcagccatctgccacccactccaCTACACCATACTCATGAGACAGTCTATATGTAGGGGCTTACTGGCCATTTCATGGATTATTGGCAACATCAATTCTATGGTCCACACAGCACTGGTCTTTTCCTTAACTTTCGGTCactccaatgaaattgaccatttcttctgtgatattCCTCCTATTCTGCACCTCTCTTGCTCTGATGTATTTCTTGTCCAGTTGATGAACTTCActatctctgtgtgtgtcattattgtgcctttctccctgactcTTCTTTCCTACATCCTCATTGTCTTTGCAGTGCTCAAAATCCGCACAGCCCATGGTAGGATCAAGGCATTCTCCACctgtgcttcccacctcactgtggtgagcatTTTCTATGGCACCATCATCTACACCTATATACGACCCTCTACAAAccattccttggaggaagaccGCCTGGTTTCTGTGCTGTATGCCATCATtactcccctgctaaaccccctgatctacagctttaggaacaaggaagtgcagggggcacTTTGGAGAACGCTTGGGAAGAGTAGGTTATAG